The following coding sequences lie in one Aquipuribacter hungaricus genomic window:
- the aceE gene encoding pyruvate dehydrogenase (acetyl-transferring), homodimeric type, producing MLDGLLAQLPDVDPEETAEWRQSLAAAVEAGGKERARYLMLQMLHAAREQHLGVPALTQTDYVNTIPPESEPLFPGDEETERRYRRWIRWNAAVMVHRAQAPGIGVGGHISTYASSATLYEVGFNHFWRGRDHAGGGDHVFVQGHASPGVYARAYLEGRLTEDQLDGFRQEKSSPSGGLSSYPHPRLMQDFWEFPTVSMGLGPLNAIYQAQFDRYLHNRGIKDTSQQQTWAFLGDGEMDEPESRGALQIAASEGLDNLNFVINCNLQRLDGPVRGNGKIIQELESFFRGAGWNVIKVVWGRDWDPLLHADRSGALVKLMNETLDGDYQTYRAENGAFIREHFFDRDPRTKKLAEPLSDADIWNLRRGGHDYRKVYAAYKAATEHTGQPTVILAKTVKGWGLGTNFAGRNATHQMKKLALDDLKNFRDGLRIPIDDAQLEADPYRPPYYRPEDGDETLEYLRGRRKTLGGGLPSRKGSRGPITLPGDAAYTVAKRGSGKQQVATTMGFVRVLRDLMRDKEFGKRVVPIIPDEARTFGMDSFFPTAKIYNPKGQRYVSVDRELMLSYKEATDGQILHLGINEAGSVAAFTAAGSSYSTHGEPMVPIYIFYSMFGFQRTGDGMWAAADQMARGFYLGATAGRTTLTGEGLQHADGHSPLLAATNPAIVSYDPAYVYEIGHIVQDGLRRMYGDSGPDGRGEDLMYYITLYNEPYVQPAEPEGLDVEGVLKGMHLAHPGTGEGPRVQLMASGVGVPWALEAQTLLREDWGVVADVWSVTSWAELRRDALAAEAEAFASPGSEPRVPFIAQKLAEAEGPVVAVSDYMRAVPDQVAQFVPGERGRFRSLGTDGFGFSDTRAAARRFFQVDGPSVVVQALASLASTGAVDGDLAKQAYEKYAIDDVTAGTTGNAGGDA from the coding sequence ATGCTGGACGGCCTGCTCGCCCAGCTCCCGGACGTCGACCCCGAGGAGACGGCCGAGTGGCGGCAGTCGCTCGCCGCCGCGGTCGAGGCCGGCGGCAAGGAGCGGGCGCGCTACCTCATGCTGCAGATGCTGCACGCCGCGCGCGAGCAGCACCTGGGCGTCCCCGCGCTCACGCAGACCGACTACGTCAACACCATCCCGCCGGAGTCCGAGCCGCTGTTCCCCGGCGACGAGGAGACCGAGCGCCGCTACCGCCGCTGGATCCGCTGGAACGCCGCGGTCATGGTCCACCGCGCGCAGGCCCCCGGCATCGGCGTCGGCGGCCACATCTCCACCTACGCCTCCTCCGCGACGCTGTACGAGGTGGGCTTCAACCACTTCTGGCGCGGCCGCGACCACGCCGGCGGCGGGGACCACGTCTTCGTGCAGGGGCACGCCTCCCCCGGCGTCTACGCCCGCGCGTACCTCGAGGGCCGGCTCACCGAGGACCAGCTCGACGGGTTCCGCCAGGAGAAGTCCTCGCCGTCCGGCGGGCTGTCCAGCTACCCGCACCCCCGCCTCATGCAGGACTTCTGGGAGTTCCCCACGGTCTCCATGGGCCTGGGCCCGCTCAACGCGATCTACCAGGCGCAGTTCGACCGCTACCTGCACAACCGCGGGATCAAGGACACCTCCCAGCAGCAGACCTGGGCGTTCCTCGGCGACGGCGAGATGGACGAGCCCGAGAGCCGCGGCGCCCTGCAGATCGCGGCGTCGGAGGGCCTGGACAACCTCAACTTCGTCATCAACTGCAACCTGCAGCGCCTCGACGGCCCGGTGCGCGGCAACGGCAAGATCATCCAGGAGCTCGAGTCGTTCTTCCGCGGTGCGGGCTGGAACGTCATCAAGGTGGTCTGGGGCCGCGACTGGGACCCGCTGCTGCACGCCGACCGCTCCGGCGCCCTCGTCAAGCTCATGAACGAGACGCTCGACGGCGACTACCAGACCTACCGGGCCGAGAACGGCGCGTTCATCCGCGAGCACTTCTTCGACCGCGACCCGCGCACCAAGAAGCTCGCCGAGCCGCTCAGCGACGCCGACATCTGGAACCTGCGCCGCGGCGGGCACGACTACCGCAAGGTCTACGCCGCCTACAAGGCCGCGACCGAGCACACCGGTCAGCCGACGGTCATCCTCGCCAAGACGGTCAAGGGCTGGGGCCTGGGCACGAACTTCGCCGGCCGCAACGCCACGCACCAGATGAAGAAGCTCGCCCTGGACGACCTCAAGAACTTCCGCGACGGGCTGCGCATCCCCATCGACGACGCGCAGCTCGAGGCCGACCCGTACCGCCCGCCGTACTACCGGCCCGAGGACGGCGACGAGACGCTGGAGTACCTGCGCGGGCGCCGGAAGACCCTGGGCGGCGGGCTCCCGTCACGCAAGGGCAGCCGCGGGCCGATCACCCTGCCGGGCGACGCCGCGTACACGGTGGCCAAGCGCGGTTCGGGCAAGCAGCAGGTCGCCACGACCATGGGCTTCGTCCGCGTGCTGCGGGACCTCATGCGCGACAAGGAGTTCGGCAAGCGGGTCGTGCCGATCATCCCCGACGAGGCGCGCACGTTCGGGATGGACTCGTTCTTCCCGACGGCCAAGATCTACAACCCCAAGGGCCAGCGGTACGTCAGCGTCGACCGCGAGCTGATGCTGTCGTACAAGGAGGCCACGGACGGGCAGATCCTCCACCTCGGCATCAACGAGGCCGGCTCCGTCGCCGCCTTCACCGCGGCCGGGTCGTCGTACTCCACGCACGGCGAGCCGATGGTCCCGATCTACATCTTCTACTCGATGTTCGGGTTCCAGCGGACCGGCGACGGGATGTGGGCCGCGGCCGACCAGATGGCGCGCGGCTTCTACCTGGGCGCCACCGCCGGGCGGACGACGCTGACCGGCGAGGGCCTGCAGCACGCCGACGGGCACTCCCCGCTGCTCGCGGCGACCAACCCGGCGATCGTCAGCTACGACCCGGCGTACGTGTACGAGATCGGCCACATCGTCCAGGACGGGCTGCGCCGGATGTACGGCGACAGCGGTCCCGACGGCCGTGGCGAGGACCTCATGTACTACATCACGCTGTACAACGAGCCCTACGTGCAGCCGGCCGAGCCCGAGGGCCTGGACGTCGAGGGTGTCCTCAAGGGCATGCACCTGGCCCACCCCGGCACCGGGGAGGGCCCGCGCGTGCAGCTCATGGCCTCCGGCGTCGGCGTGCCGTGGGCGCTGGAGGCGCAGACCCTGCTCCGCGAGGACTGGGGCGTGGTCGCCGACGTGTGGTCGGTGACGTCGTGGGCCGAGCTGCGCCGGGACGCCCTGGCCGCCGAGGCCGAGGCGTTCGCCTCTCCCGGGTCCGAGCCGCGGGTGCCGTTCATCGCGCAGAAGCTCGCCGAGGCCGAGGGCCCCGTCGTCGCGGTGTCGGACTACATGCGCGCCGTGCCCGACCAGGTCGCCCAGTTCGTCCCGGGCGAGCGCGGCCGGTTCCGGTCCCTGGGCACCGACGGGTTCGGCTTCTCCGACACCCGGGCGGCCGCGCGCCGGTTCTTCCAGGTCGACGGCCCCTCGGTCGTCGTCCAGGCGCTGGCGTCGCTGGCCTCGACCGGCGCCGTCGACGGCGACCTGGCGAAGCAGGCGTACGAGAAGTACGCCATCGACGACGTCACCGCCGGCACCACCGGCAACGCGGGCGGCGACGCCTGA
- a CDS encoding bifunctional RNase H/acid phosphatase, translated as MTGTVRQLVVEADGGSRGNPGPSGFGALVREAGGGLLAEAGERCGLTTNNVAEYSGLLAGLRMAAAVDPSARVEVRMDSKLVVEQMSGRWKIKDRRLAGIAAQASRAFEPSLVRYTWVPRAQNGHADRLANEAMDGRERRVDDVVATLAADAARSTPDDPTDPVGPMDPAPDPLPSRATGAAPSAGTPSAATSSAATSSAATSSTATSSTAVPAGASQGDLGQATTVLLVRHGRTRLTQERRFSGVRGEDAPLTDVGRLDALGAVPFLAQVPVDAVVVSPLLRARQTADVLRERLGWPRAAVDDRWAELAFGEWDALTAAEVAARGDGDLFGRWLGDASVSPPGGESMRDLEARVAAGLADLLEQHRGGTVVVVCHMTPIRSVVRTLLGAGEEALGRLRFAPGSLTTTRFWPDGGAEVDGVGLHVPPDVQTLF; from the coding sequence GTGACCGGCACGGTCCGTCAGCTCGTCGTCGAGGCCGACGGGGGCTCGCGCGGCAACCCCGGCCCGTCCGGCTTCGGCGCCCTGGTGCGCGAGGCGGGCGGCGGCCTGCTCGCCGAGGCGGGGGAGCGGTGCGGCCTGACGACGAACAACGTCGCGGAGTACTCGGGCCTGCTCGCGGGGCTGCGGATGGCCGCCGCGGTCGACCCCTCGGCCCGGGTCGAGGTGCGGATGGACTCCAAGCTCGTCGTGGAGCAGATGTCCGGCCGGTGGAAGATCAAGGACCGCCGCCTGGCCGGCATCGCCGCGCAGGCCAGCCGCGCGTTCGAGCCGTCGCTCGTCCGGTACACGTGGGTGCCGCGCGCGCAGAACGGGCACGCCGACCGGCTCGCCAACGAGGCCATGGACGGCCGGGAGCGGCGGGTCGACGACGTCGTGGCGACCCTGGCCGCGGACGCCGCCCGCAGCACCCCGGACGACCCGACCGACCCCGTGGGCCCGATGGACCCCGCCCCGGACCCGCTGCCGTCCCGGGCGACCGGTGCCGCGCCGTCGGCCGGCACGCCGTCGGCCGCCACGTCGTCGGCCGCCACGTCGTCCGCCGCCACGTCGTCCACCGCCACGTCGTCCACCGCGGTGCCCGCCGGGGCCAGCCAGGGCGACCTCGGCCAGGCCACCACCGTCCTGCTGGTCCGCCACGGCCGGACCCGGCTCACCCAGGAGCGCCGGTTCTCCGGCGTCCGCGGCGAGGACGCGCCGCTCACCGACGTCGGCCGGCTCGACGCCCTCGGCGCCGTCCCCTTCCTGGCGCAGGTGCCGGTCGACGCCGTCGTCGTGTCCCCGCTGCTGCGGGCCCGGCAGACCGCCGACGTGCTGCGGGAGCGGCTCGGCTGGCCGCGCGCCGCCGTCGACGACCGCTGGGCCGAGCTCGCCTTCGGGGAGTGGGACGCCCTCACCGCGGCCGAGGTCGCCGCACGCGGCGACGGTGACCTGTTCGGCCGCTGGCTCGGCGACGCCTCGGTGAGCCCGCCCGGCGGGGAGTCCATGCGCGACCTCGAGGCGCGCGTGGCCGCCGGGCTGGCGGACCTGCTCGAGCAGCACCGGGGCGGGACGGTCGTCGTGGTGTGCCACATGACGCCGATCCGCTCGGTGGTCCGGACGCTGCTCGGCGCCGGCGAGGAGGCCCTCGGGCGCCTCAGGTTCGCGCCCGGCAGCCTGACGACCACGCGTTTCTGGCCCGACGGCGGCGCCGAGGTCGACGGGGTCGGCCTCCACGTGCCGCCGGACGTGCAGACGCTCTTCTAG
- a CDS encoding Nif3-like dinuclear metal center hexameric protein, which yields MVVTLHDVVTALDEAYPRSLAEPWDAVGLVCGDLAAEVSSVLLSVDVTTAVVDEALERGVDLVVAHHPLLLSAVHGVGTDTVKGRLLHRLITSGCGLFTAHTNADSAAPGVSDALARTLGLTGLAPLDARPHEATDQVVTLVPPSAVDAVVDALAAAGAGRLGEYSRCAWSTTGTGTFEAGPGTAPAVGRAGERASATEARVEMVAPRARREAVLAALRQAHPYEEPAVQVLELAPWSSPRGLGRVGTLPQPTSLQAFAEHVAKVLPRTAAGVRVAGPVQAQVQRVAVCGGSGGSLVGAARASGADVFVTADLRHHPAQDALEEGGPWLVDVAHWASEWPWLMGARERILAATDPRGEHLDVVVSRTVTDPWTSRA from the coding sequence ATGGTCGTCACCCTGCATGACGTGGTCACGGCGCTCGACGAGGCCTACCCGCGCTCGCTCGCCGAGCCCTGGGACGCCGTCGGTCTCGTCTGCGGTGACCTCGCGGCCGAGGTCTCGTCGGTGCTGCTCAGCGTCGACGTCACCACCGCCGTGGTCGACGAGGCGCTCGAGCGGGGCGTCGACCTGGTCGTCGCCCACCACCCGCTGCTGCTGAGCGCGGTGCACGGCGTCGGCACCGACACCGTCAAGGGCCGCCTGCTCCACCGGCTCATCACCTCCGGCTGCGGGCTGTTCACCGCCCACACCAACGCCGACTCCGCGGCACCGGGCGTGTCCGACGCGCTGGCCCGGACCCTCGGCCTCACCGGGCTGGCGCCGCTGGACGCGCGCCCGCACGAGGCGACCGACCAGGTCGTCACCCTGGTGCCGCCGTCCGCGGTCGACGCCGTCGTGGACGCCCTCGCCGCCGCCGGGGCCGGCCGGCTGGGGGAGTACTCCCGCTGCGCGTGGTCCACGACCGGCACCGGGACCTTCGAGGCCGGGCCGGGCACCGCCCCGGCCGTGGGCCGGGCGGGGGAGCGCGCGTCGGCCACGGAGGCGCGGGTGGAGATGGTGGCGCCCCGCGCCCGCCGCGAGGCCGTGCTGGCCGCCCTGCGCCAGGCCCACCCCTACGAGGAGCCCGCGGTGCAGGTGCTGGAGCTGGCCCCGTGGTCCTCCCCGCGCGGGCTCGGCCGGGTCGGCACGCTGCCCCAGCCGACGAGCCTGCAGGCCTTCGCCGAGCACGTGGCCAAGGTGCTGCCCCGCACGGCGGCCGGCGTCCGCGTCGCGGGCCCCGTGCAGGCGCAGGTGCAGCGGGTCGCGGTCTGCGGCGGCTCCGGCGGGTCCCTGGTCGGCGCGGCCCGGGCGTCCGGGGCCGACGTCTTCGTCACCGCCGACCTGCGCCACCACCCGGCGCAGGACGCGCTGGAGGAGGGCGGGCCGTGGCTCGTCGACGTCGCGCACTGGGCCAGCGAGTGGCCGTGGCTCATGGGTGCCCGCGAGCGGATCCTCGCCGCCACCGACCCCCGGGGCGAGCACCTGGACGTCGTCGTGTCCCGTACCGTGACCGACCCGTGGACCTCTCGCGCCTGA
- a CDS encoding zinc ribbon domain-containing protein: MVTVAPADQRRLLQVQALDTRLDQLAHTRSTLPEAARAAELDALARTLRDDVVLLRTKVSDLDRELQRAENDVQAVRDRAARNKARLDSGQGSAKDLVGLQHEVESLARRQSVLEDTELEVMERREEQAGLLETTQARLDGVAAELATVAAARDARQAELDAERVEVEDDRKAAATGLPEAMVKVYERLRGRLGSGVAQLVEGGCDGCRMPMAPVEVGALLRRPADEMLRCPECERILVRPEGAGA; encoded by the coding sequence ATGGTGACCGTCGCCCCCGCCGACCAGCGCAGGCTGCTCCAGGTGCAGGCCCTGGACACGCGGCTGGACCAGCTGGCCCACACCCGCTCGACGCTGCCCGAGGCGGCGCGGGCGGCCGAGCTGGACGCCCTGGCCCGCACGCTGCGTGACGACGTGGTCCTGCTCCGCACCAAGGTGTCCGACCTGGACCGCGAGCTGCAGCGGGCGGAGAACGACGTCCAGGCCGTGCGCGACCGGGCTGCCCGCAACAAGGCCCGCCTGGACTCCGGCCAGGGCAGCGCCAAGGACCTCGTCGGGCTCCAGCACGAGGTCGAGTCGCTGGCCCGGCGCCAGTCGGTGCTGGAGGACACGGAGCTGGAGGTGATGGAGCGGCGCGAGGAGCAGGCCGGCCTGCTCGAGACCACCCAGGCGCGGCTCGACGGCGTCGCCGCCGAGCTCGCCACCGTCGCCGCGGCGCGCGACGCCCGCCAGGCGGAGCTGGACGCCGAGCGGGTCGAGGTCGAGGACGACCGCAAGGCCGCCGCCACCGGCCTGCCCGAGGCGATGGTGAAGGTCTACGAGCGGCTGCGCGGGCGGCTCGGCAGCGGCGTCGCCCAGCTGGTCGAGGGGGGCTGCGACGGCTGCCGGATGCCCATGGCCCCGGTCGAGGTGGGCGCGCTGCTGCGGCGGCCCGCCGACGAGATGCTCCGCTGCCCGGAGTGCGAGCGCATCCTCGTCCGGCCCGAGGGCGCGGGGGCGTGA
- a CDS encoding peroxiredoxin — translation MTDIGIPTEGALPEVGTPAPDFRLPDQHGQEVSLTDLLHDGGNRAALVVFYPFAFSGTCTGELCEIRDDLGSFANDDVQVVGISCDPKHALRAWSDAEGYRFPLLSDFWPHGEVARRYGVFMPGLGFATRGSFLVDSTGVLRWSTVQGPGQPRDPQAYRDALASL, via the coding sequence GTGACCGACATCGGCATCCCCACCGAGGGCGCGCTGCCCGAGGTCGGGACACCTGCTCCTGACTTCCGGCTCCCCGACCAGCACGGCCAGGAGGTGTCGCTGACGGACCTGCTCCACGACGGCGGCAACCGGGCGGCGCTCGTCGTGTTCTACCCGTTCGCCTTCTCCGGCACGTGCACCGGCGAGCTCTGCGAGATCCGCGACGACCTGGGCTCCTTCGCCAACGACGACGTCCAGGTGGTCGGCATCTCGTGCGACCCCAAGCACGCGCTGCGCGCCTGGTCCGACGCCGAGGGGTACAGGTTCCCGCTGCTCAGCGACTTCTGGCCGCACGGCGAGGTGGCCCGCCGCTACGGCGTGTTCATGCCGGGGCTCGGCTTCGCGACCCGCGGCTCGTTCCTCGTCGACAGCACGGGGGTGCTGCGCTGGTCGACGGTGCAGGGCCCGGGCCAGCCGCGGGACCCGCAGGCCTACCGCGACGCCCTCGCCTCGCTCTGA
- a CDS encoding PucR family transcriptional regulator, with the protein MGSLTSSDAAAGPALSEASLAALEQGSTTISAGALSQMAAQLPWFDGLSPEAKLSVGLVARTGVSGFVTWCRAGGPVGPSVRSVDLFGAAPRDLTRLISLHQTVTLVRTAIDTSERLLEDTLPEDELPVARELLLRYAREVAFAAAEVYARAAETRGAWDARLEALVVDALVRGETDEGLASQASALSWPVGTPTTVVVATGTSRAEPHALRRVARSHRVELLVGHQNDRLVLVLGGAADATEVVTDMLDLVGDGPVVVGPTRAGLPSAPRSARAALAGATAARAWP; encoded by the coding sequence GTGGGCAGCCTGACCAGCAGCGACGCGGCGGCGGGACCGGCGCTGTCGGAGGCGTCGCTGGCCGCCCTGGAGCAGGGCAGCACGACCATCTCGGCGGGCGCGCTGTCGCAGATGGCGGCCCAGCTGCCCTGGTTCGACGGGCTCTCGCCCGAGGCCAAGCTGTCGGTCGGCCTCGTCGCCCGGACCGGCGTGTCCGGGTTCGTCACCTGGTGCCGCGCGGGCGGGCCCGTCGGCCCGTCGGTGCGCAGCGTCGACCTGTTCGGCGCCGCCCCGCGCGACCTCACCCGGCTCATCAGCCTCCACCAGACGGTCACCCTCGTGAGGACCGCGATCGACACCTCCGAGCGGCTGCTCGAGGACACGCTGCCCGAGGACGAGCTGCCCGTGGCACGGGAGCTGCTGCTGCGCTACGCCCGCGAGGTCGCCTTCGCCGCGGCCGAGGTCTACGCCCGCGCCGCGGAGACCCGCGGCGCCTGGGACGCCCGGCTGGAGGCGCTCGTCGTCGACGCGCTCGTGCGGGGCGAGACCGACGAGGGCCTGGCGTCCCAGGCCTCGGCGCTGTCGTGGCCGGTGGGGACCCCGACCACGGTGGTCGTCGCGACTGGGACGTCCCGGGCCGAGCCGCACGCGCTGCGACGGGTGGCGCGCAGCCACCGGGTCGAGCTGCTCGTCGGGCACCAGAACGACCGGCTCGTCCTCGTCCTCGGCGGCGCGGCCGACGCCACCGAGGTGGTGACGGACATGCTCGACCTGGTCGGCGACGGACCGGTGGTCGTCGGCCCCACCCGGGCGGGCCTGCCCTCGGCGCCGCGCTCCGCCCGGGCGGCCCTGGCCGGGGCGACCGCCGCCCGCGCCTGGCCC
- a CDS encoding DUF3052 domain-containing protein translates to MSATADRPADTDLARRLGITAGQVVQEFGWDDDVDEDLRSQVEALTGSPLEDEDSIEVADVVLLWFRDGDGDLVDVLMDSLTNLGDGGVVWLLTPKLGRPDHVEPGDIEEAAPTAGLHGTSSTSACPDWSGTRLASPKGRK, encoded by the coding sequence ATGTCTGCCACCGCCGACAGACCGGCGGACACCGACCTGGCCCGCCGCCTCGGGATCACGGCCGGCCAGGTCGTCCAGGAGTTCGGCTGGGACGACGACGTCGACGAGGACCTGCGGTCCCAGGTCGAGGCCCTCACCGGCTCGCCGCTGGAGGACGAGGACTCCATCGAGGTCGCCGACGTCGTCCTGCTGTGGTTCCGCGACGGCGACGGTGACCTGGTCGACGTCCTCATGGACAGCCTCACCAACCTCGGTGACGGCGGTGTGGTGTGGCTGCTCACGCCCAAGCTCGGCCGGCCCGACCACGTCGAGCCCGGTGACATCGAGGAGGCCGCCCCGACCGCGGGCCTGCACGGCACCTCGAGCACCAGCGCCTGCCCCGACTGGTCGGGCACGCGTCTCGCCTCCCCGAAGGGTCGTAAGTGA